A single Desulfomonile tiedjei DNA region contains:
- the rpsP gene encoding 30S ribosomal protein S16 → MAVKIRLARYGAKKKPFYRVVASDSRFPRDGRFLEVLGTYDPRNKQRGINVRTEDVDKWIAKGAEISDTVRRIVKEAKKKATAQN, encoded by the coding sequence ATGGCCGTCAAAATACGCCTGGCGCGATACGGCGCCAAAAAGAAACCCTTCTATAGGGTCGTGGCATCAGACTCCCGATTCCCCAGGGATGGCCGATTCCTGGAAGTGCTGGGAACATACGACCCTAGAAATAAACAAAGAGGCATCAACGTCAGAACCGAAGATGTCGATAAATGGATCGCCAAAGGCGCGGAAATCTCCGACACCGTGCGGAGAATCGTGAAAGAAGCGAAGAAGAAAGCCACGGCCCAGAATTAA